GGGATTCCCTGTTCGCCTCCAGTGTGCTGATTTCCGGCATCTTGTGCGTGGCCCTGACCGCCATAGGGCGCATCGAAGGCTACGCCGCGGGCATGTACGCCAGTTGCACCTACGCCTGGATGGCCTACCAAAACGGCCTATTTGGAGAAGTCATGCTGAACCTGGGCTTTTTCATCCCCACAAACATTATCGGGTTTATGATGTGGCGGAAAAAAATGCGGGACAACGTGGTGGAAATGCGCCAGCTGATCTGGCGGCATCGGGCCATGGTCGCAGCCGTCGTCATATTGGGAACCTTGGGGCTGGGGCTTATCCTCAGCAGAATCCCCGGCCAGAACACCCCGTACATCGACGCCAGCACCAACGTGATTTCCATCATCGCCACCCTGCTTATGATGTGGAGATACAAGGAGCAATGGATGCTGTACATCATCCTGAACACGGTCAGCACGGCCATGTGGATTCTCCGGTGGCGGGCGGGCGGCGCCTCGGGGGATTTGATGATCGTCATGTGGATGATCTATCTCGCCAACAGCATTTTCGGATATTGGCGGTGGCATACGGGCGCAAAAAAATTGTCGGCCATCCGGGACCAAGAGGCGGCGGCATGAAGAAAATCGGTCTGACCCTGGGAAAGTTCGCCCCTTTTCATAAAGGGCATCAGTTCCTCATTGAAACCGCGTTCAGGGAAGTGGACGAGCTCATGATCCTTGTTTACGAAACCGGCCTCATGGACGTTCCCTTGCAGGTGCGGGCGAATTGGATTCGCAAGCTCTATCCTCAGGTCCGCGTCATAGAGGCCTGGGGCGGCCCGCCCGGCTACGGCAACTCTCCCGAAATCGTCAAGGAGCAGAATGACTATATCCTGTCCGCCATCGGGGACGAAAAAAGTAAGCGTCCAGTGAAGTACCCGGTTGGGTA
The Desulfatibacillum aliphaticivorans DSM 15576 DNA segment above includes these coding regions:
- the pnuC gene encoding nicotinamide riboside transporter PnuC, which codes for MNTKTDVKDVVWVALLLIAAVCFSIAMGDSLFASSVLISGILCVALTAIGRIEGYAAGMYASCTYAWMAYQNGLFGEVMLNLGFFIPTNIIGFMMWRKKMRDNVVEMRQLIWRHRAMVAAVVILGTLGLGLILSRIPGQNTPYIDASTNVISIIATLLMMWRYKEQWMLYIILNTVSTAMWILRWRAGGASGDLMIVMWMIYLANSIFGYWRWHTGAKKLSAIRDQEAAA
- a CDS encoding adenylyltransferase/cytidyltransferase family protein — translated: MKKIGLTLGKFAPFHKGHQFLIETAFREVDELMILVYETGLMDVPLQVRANWIRKLYPQVRVIEAWGGPPGYGNSPEIVKEQNDYILSAIGDEKSKRPVKYPVG